In Rhodamnia argentea isolate NSW1041297 chromosome 4, ASM2092103v1, whole genome shotgun sequence, the following proteins share a genomic window:
- the LOC115736048 gene encoding glutamate receptor 2.8-like has product MTTKFVDARDLIRNRHFVGYQKGSLVRKLLVRQLNFNESRLIPYGSPEDYHEALSKGSENGGVELFLDRYCNKYKMVGPTYKTDRLAFIKPRTNMDNFHQAFPLRSPLISYISRAILRATHDKAKMDAIEGRNFRGQSSCQEQDATIFSDNLTLSVYSFGELFIITGFVLVSSVLIYVVLFFQSNWPSSRAIHPSDRSLWSEFLETANFFFRERRLIGFLWKIGSRTATMSQFRSTEASVNNDVGVIARTPNEGEKPVLIIPV; this is encoded by the exons ATGACAACCAAGTTTGTGGACGCCCGAGACTTGATAAGGAATCGCCACTTCGTTGGATATCAGAAAGGATCCCTCGTGAGAAAACTTCTAGTGAGACAGCTCAATTTCAACGAGTCCCGATTGATTCCTTATGGGTCGCCTGAGGATTACCACGAGGCATTGTCGAAGGGAAGCGAAAACGGAGGAGTAGAACTCTTCCTTGACAGATACTGCAACAAGTACAAAATGGTTGGACCAACCTATAAAACCGACCGGCTCGCCttt ATAAAGCCAAGAACTAACATGGATAACTTTCATCAGGCCTTTCCATTGAGGTCCCCTTTGATCTCCTACATCTCAAGGGCAATCTTGAGGGCCACACATGATAAAGCGAAAATGGACGCGATCGAAGGAAGAAACTTCCGCGGTCAAAGCTCGTGCCAAGAACAAGATGCTACGATCTTTTCGGACAACCTTACCCTGAGCGTGTACAGCTTCGGagagctcttcatcatcaccGGCTTCGTCTTGGTGTCATCAGTATTGATATACGTGGTTTTGTTCTTCCAATCCAATTGGCCTTCTTCGAGGGCGATTCATCCCAGTGATCGCTCCCTTTGGTCCGAGTTTCTGGAAACTGCGAACTTCTTCTTTCGAGAGCGCCGGCTAATTGGTTTTTTGTGGAAAATTGGATCTAGGACAGCTACGATGTCACAATTTCGAAGTACGGAAGCTTCCGTGAATAATGACGTCGGAGTGATCGCGAGGACCCCAAATGAAGGAGAGAAGCCAGTACTCATTATACCCGTTTGA